The Methanococcus maripaludis genome has a window encoding:
- a CDS encoding ATP-dependent DNA helicase, translating into MYTTPYKLTKSQMDAIKYVESPLLVVAGPGTGKTRTIIEKVVYLVEELGYDPNKLLVVTFTIKAADELKDRLRKRLGDRVETMQISTIHSFCQRMLEMFPEYHNYGSVFEVMDELDQFIYVDNNYRGFGLNGIEERLETGKRIRFVDKLTNFYNLLTENDIDPIALKTYYSGKRSLKTEELLTESYEYYEAELDKTDPKKLDFAMLQKQFYHMLLNNEDALNSVREMFDYIFVDEYQDTNPIQDAIIRLIAEPKFNITVVGDEDQSIYGFRGASVENFRQFLERYSGPEKIKAHMIKLEENFRSPEEIVDAFDKFMGPHRTFEKKIISKNGHYSDPVLIVSESPEEESIKIAEWIEKLITKHNVDYGDIAVLFKSVRNHANELVDELMERNIPYVVYGDSSLIDQPEIRSVIHAMACINEYELNEKVSRNRKLMSLLDYDILGSDLLNLDEKTVEKLDYRGEPHKFCDVYNYEGLKNQGIATKDIDTLINIKNIRNKDVKKPQLDIFYELMDATGYLRRLFEASKDEADKYNAEKAELQLKNLAKFTTILEKFKKNTGSNSFKSFIYLLTKIPDNKLEDAASPEGQDVVKIMTIHQAKGLEFPVVVLGGVTERRYGARADDRLVNIPKQFMMNKHDVDFDEEVRRVFYVGMSRAQKLLTISAIDGRNRKMSKFIGEIGDYKFISPSAFTATFGEDDHYVPVDEKIRMTYSSVNYYMDCPFRFYLYYVLGFVTPEWERQIYGSIIHNCLKKLHIMMSEGKNISIRDIMGIVDKYCKEENTKKYRNSVIDLVRDYHKNAKEFIGEIVDVERPFTYINSDLVVNGQADLVIRNKNGELCILDFKSMTKKGIESTNVEIQLQTYGMALSKVYPEPISHLIAYSIEDNHMQHIPNSEEGIQKTQKLIMNVEDSINNKEFERNWGCKFCNTTEGKCPFYGLCYKLEGANNGK; encoded by the coding sequence TGCAGGCCCAGGTACTGGTAAAACGCGAACAATAATCGAAAAAGTTGTCTATCTGGTTGAAGAACTAGGATATGATCCAAATAAGTTATTGGTTGTGACTTTTACCATTAAAGCTGCCGATGAACTAAAGGATAGGCTCAGAAAACGATTGGGTGATCGTGTTGAAACAATGCAGATTTCTACTATACACTCATTTTGTCAGCGAATGCTAGAAATGTTTCCAGAATATCACAATTACGGAAGCGTCTTTGAGGTAATGGATGAGTTAGATCAGTTTATTTACGTTGACAATAACTATCGTGGGTTTGGGCTTAACGGCATTGAAGAAAGGCTCGAAACGGGCAAACGGATTAGATTTGTTGATAAGTTAACTAATTTTTACAACCTGTTAACGGAAAATGATATAGATCCCATAGCGCTCAAAACGTATTATTCGGGTAAACGTTCATTAAAGACTGAAGAACTGCTTACTGAAAGTTATGAGTATTATGAAGCGGAACTTGATAAAACCGATCCAAAAAAGTTAGATTTTGCAATGCTACAAAAACAGTTTTACCACATGTTACTGAATAATGAGGACGCATTAAACTCAGTAAGAGAAATGTTTGATTACATTTTTGTTGACGAATACCAAGATACTAACCCGATACAGGATGCCATTATACGATTGATAGCAGAACCCAAATTCAATATCACTGTTGTGGGTGACGAAGATCAGAGTATTTATGGATTTAGGGGGGCATCGGTTGAAAACTTTAGGCAGTTTTTGGAACGGTATTCTGGACCTGAAAAAATCAAGGCGCACATGATAAAACTTGAGGAAAACTTCAGATCCCCTGAAGAAATAGTGGATGCGTTTGATAAATTTATGGGGCCACACCGTACTTTCGAGAAAAAAATAATTTCTAAAAATGGACATTACAGCGATCCTGTGTTAATTGTTTCGGAATCGCCCGAAGAAGAATCAATAAAGATTGCAGAATGGATTGAAAAATTGATAACAAAACACAATGTTGACTACGGCGATATTGCGGTACTGTTCAAAAGTGTTAGGAATCATGCAAATGAACTTGTTGATGAATTAATGGAACGTAATATCCCTTATGTGGTTTATGGTGACAGTTCATTGATAGATCAACCGGAAATACGGTCAGTGATCCACGCTATGGCATGCATTAATGAATATGAACTTAATGAGAAGGTATCTCGAAACAGGAAACTAATGTCATTATTGGATTATGACATATTGGGTTCTGATTTGTTGAATTTGGATGAAAAAACAGTCGAAAAATTAGACTATCGTGGTGAACCACACAAGTTTTGTGATGTTTATAATTATGAAGGCCTGAAAAACCAAGGTATCGCTACTAAAGACATAGATACACTTATAAATATCAAAAATATCCGCAATAAAGATGTGAAGAAACCACAGCTTGACATTTTTTATGAACTTATGGATGCTACAGGTTATCTTAGGAGATTATTTGAAGCTTCAAAAGACGAAGCAGACAAGTACAATGCTGAAAAAGCGGAACTACAACTGAAAAACCTTGCGAAATTTACCACGATTTTGGAGAAATTCAAGAAAAACACTGGTTCCAACAGCTTCAAATCTTTCATATATTTACTTACAAAAATTCCAGATAATAAATTAGAGGATGCAGCATCACCGGAAGGTCAGGATGTAGTAAAAATAATGACAATACACCAAGCTAAAGGCCTTGAATTCCCTGTTGTGGTACTTGGAGGGGTTACAGAACGCCGTTATGGTGCAAGAGCCGATGATAGGTTAGTTAACATTCCAAAGCAATTTATGATGAATAAACATGATGTTGATTTTGATGAAGAAGTTAGGCGGGTATTTTATGTGGGAATGTCAAGAGCACAAAAACTGCTCACAATAAGTGCAATTGACGGAAGAAATCGAAAAATGTCAAAATTTATTGGTGAAATTGGAGATTACAAGTTTATATCTCCGTCAGCCTTCACTGCCACATTTGGTGAAGATGATCATTATGTGCCTGTGGACGAAAAGATCAGGATGACTTATTCATCGGTAAATTACTACATGGACTGCCCATTTAGGTTTTATTTATACTATGTGCTTGGATTTGTAACACCTGAATGGGAAAGGCAGATTTATGGCAGTATTATACACAACTGTCTAAAAAAACTACACATTATGATGTCGGAAGGCAAAAACATCAGTATCCGCGATATCATGGGTATTGTAGATAAGTACTGCAAGGAAGAAAACACAAAAAAATATCGGAATAGCGTAATTGACCTTGTTAGGGATTACCACAAGAATGCAAAAGAGTTTATCGGCGAAATTGTTGATGTTGAAAGACCATTTACATATATAAATTCTGATCTAGTGGTAAATGGTCAGGCAGATCTGGTTATCCGTAATAAAAACGGTGAATTGTGTATATTGGATTTCAAATCCATGACAAAAAAGGGTATCGAATCCACAAATGTTGAAATTCAACTTCAAACGTATGGGATGGCATTGAGTAAAGTGTATCCTGAACCCATAAGTCATTTGATTGCATATTCTATCGAAGACAACCACATGCAACACATTCCAAATAGTGAGGAAGGAATTCAAAAAACACAAAAATTAATAATGAATGTCGAAGATTCAATAAATAATAAGGAATTTGAGCGAAACTGGGGATGTAAGTTTTGTAATACAACAGAGGGTAAATGTCCATTTTATGGTCTTTGTTACAAATTAGAAGGTGCTAATAATGGTAAATAA
- a CDS encoding site-specific DNA-methyltransferase, translated as MVNNDKLTQMQAVLRNLFQFEESDLDFGIYRIINIKRNEIKKFIEEDLINIIQLQMKSVEDTKEIEKKIDELKSQLEGVFGKKIDAIVKLHGDTDGVKNYLGLQKLLNQSKNENSIEEGIYEDIINFFSRYYDSGDFISKRRYSKSNKYAIPYNGEEVYLYWANNDQYYIKTSENFLNYSFKLGSLSVNFEISSEDTEVEQNNVKSSDKKFFIFNNLEYNQDSKELTVTFGYRGLTKDEENEVNKISGKKTVTNDTVNEFNVEKITEQIGIYGISSLFKKHLKMDGTMSDKSEIEWHLNKYATKNTSDYFIHKDLKKFLTGELDFYIKNEMFHLDNVLEDNWNKYDIELRRIKVFKEISLNIIDFLAQVENFQKKLWEKKKFVVSTDYCITLDRIDKKHYSKILSNHSQLDEWKTLFDFDVNVKTKDSKSNLLGYTSTGNPEIELLVQNPTLTLDTKFFDEDFKYELLSEIDNLEDNITGILINSENFQALNLLLEKYREKIKCCYIDPPYNKGYDGFIYKDNFKHSSWNSLIYDRLALSKNLIRENGSISISIDDDEEHNLTALADMCLGNENRLAKLIWNRNHSAQAGFFKLYHEYVLCYSKNRTQFNAILGADGKIIAGAQKKESKRHKLQEFTFPKGTRFEAEDGFELNGTWGGVESTELINGRMMCKGNKLAEDVTLKAGWTQLNQMNKYFYSDEEVFDTKNQKVLEFFFSSTGKLKYVKEKTHEIPSTVLNEMGTAGQASNDLTNILGYSIDSTPKSIKLMEFIINYLADESSLVLDFFAGSGTTGHAVINLNKEDNGKRKFILVEMGQYFDTVLKPRIQKAIYSENWKDGKPLDNNGSTNQIIKYHKLEQYEDTLNNIEFKIPTLTALESKDYAIKYMLEFESRDNNVFLNLDNLDNPFNYILKIEQNNEIKEQKIDLIETFNYIAGITVNKIYKTNSDNVSYVVVSGKRNGNSVIVIWRNKDDKFDPTADKDFVENNILTEQVDEIFMNGNSLVTNAKPLDEVFKANMFGD; from the coding sequence ATGGTAAATAACGATAAATTAACGCAAATGCAAGCTGTTTTACGAAACCTATTTCAATTCGAGGAATCCGATCTTGATTTTGGGATATACCGAATTATAAACATCAAACGTAATGAAATAAAGAAATTCATTGAGGAAGATTTGATTAACATTATTCAATTACAAATGAAATCGGTAGAAGATACAAAAGAAATCGAAAAGAAGATTGATGAGCTGAAAAGTCAATTGGAAGGGGTATTCGGTAAAAAAATTGATGCAATTGTGAAGTTACATGGAGATACCGATGGAGTTAAAAACTATCTTGGTTTACAAAAGCTGCTGAATCAGTCTAAAAATGAAAATTCAATCGAAGAAGGAATTTACGAAGATATTATCAACTTTTTTTCACGATATTATGACAGTGGAGACTTTATTTCCAAAAGAAGATATTCAAAATCGAATAAATATGCAATACCATACAACGGTGAAGAAGTGTATCTCTACTGGGCTAATAACGACCAATACTACATAAAAACCTCGGAAAACTTCCTCAATTATTCGTTTAAGCTTGGTTCATTGAGTGTTAACTTTGAAATTAGTTCGGAAGATACAGAAGTTGAACAAAACAACGTTAAATCATCGGATAAAAAATTCTTTATTTTCAACAATCTAGAATACAACCAAGATTCTAAGGAACTAACGGTTACATTTGGATACCGTGGCCTTACAAAAGATGAGGAAAACGAAGTAAACAAAATATCTGGTAAAAAAACCGTTACAAATGATACGGTAAATGAATTCAACGTCGAAAAAATAACTGAACAGATTGGGATTTACGGAATTTCGAGTTTATTCAAAAAACACCTCAAAATGGACGGCACAATGTCGGATAAATCGGAAATCGAATGGCACCTAAATAAGTACGCTACAAAGAACACATCTGACTATTTCATCCACAAGGACTTGAAGAAGTTTTTAACTGGTGAACTTGACTTTTACATCAAAAACGAAATGTTTCATCTCGATAACGTTCTTGAGGACAATTGGAACAAATATGACATCGAACTTCGTCGTATAAAAGTATTCAAAGAAATTTCTCTAAACATAATTGACTTTTTAGCACAAGTTGAGAACTTTCAGAAGAAACTATGGGAAAAGAAGAAATTTGTGGTATCTACGGATTACTGTATCACTCTTGACCGTATTGACAAAAAACACTACTCAAAGATCCTTTCTAACCATTCACAACTTGATGAGTGGAAAACACTGTTTGATTTTGATGTTAATGTGAAAACCAAGGATTCAAAAAGCAACTTGTTGGGATACACAAGTACAGGAAATCCTGAAATTGAACTACTGGTACAAAATCCAACTTTAACCCTTGACACGAAATTCTTTGACGAAGACTTCAAATACGAACTTTTGAGTGAAATTGATAATTTAGAGGATAATATAACAGGTATTCTCATAAATTCTGAGAACTTCCAAGCTTTGAATTTGTTGCTTGAAAAATATCGTGAAAAAATTAAGTGCTGTTATATCGATCCACCCTATAACAAAGGTTATGATGGATTTATTTATAAGGATAATTTTAAACACAGTAGTTGGAATTCATTGATCTATGATCGATTAGCACTATCTAAGAATTTAATTCGGGAAAATGGATCTATTTCAATAAGTATTGACGATGATGAAGAACATAATTTAACGGCTTTGGCAGATATGTGTTTAGGGAATGAAAATAGGCTTGCAAAATTAATATGGAATAGGAATCATTCAGCACAGGCAGGCTTTTTCAAATTATATCATGAGTATGTATTGTGTTACTCTAAAAATCGGACACAGTTTAATGCAATATTGGGGGCAGATGGAAAAATAATAGCGGGAGCACAGAAAAAAGAATCTAAACGGCACAAACTTCAAGAATTTACCTTTCCAAAAGGAACCCGATTTGAAGCTGAAGATGGTTTCGAGTTAAACGGCACCTGGGGTGGTGTAGAATCTACTGAATTAATAAATGGAAGAATGATGTGCAAAGGCAATAAATTAGCTGAAGATGTAACTCTAAAAGCAGGTTGGACTCAACTTAACCAGATGAATAAGTATTTCTATAGTGATGAAGAAGTTTTTGACACCAAAAATCAGAAAGTTTTGGAGTTTTTCTTTAGTTCTACGGGAAAATTAAAGTATGTAAAAGAAAAAACGCATGAAATACCCTCAACCGTTCTTAATGAAATGGGAACTGCAGGTCAGGCTAGCAACGACTTAACAAATATTTTAGGCTATTCTATAGATTCCACTCCAAAATCGATCAAACTAATGGAATTTATTATAAATTATTTGGCAGATGAATCATCTTTGGTGCTTGATTTCTTTGCTGGATCAGGAACAACAGGACACGCAGTAATTAATTTAAACAAAGAAGACAATGGAAAAAGAAAATTTATTTTAGTTGAAATGGGGCAGTACTTTGATACGGTACTCAAACCAAGGATTCAAAAAGCAATTTATTCGGAAAATTGGAAAGACGGAAAACCACTGGATAATAATGGATCAACAAACCAGATTATAAAATACCATAAATTAGAACAGTATGAAGACACATTAAACAATATCGAATTCAAAATACCTACATTGACAGCTTTGGAGAGCAAAGATTACGCAATCAAATACATGCTTGAATTTGAATCAAGAGATAACAATGTATTCTTAAATTTGGATAATTTGGACAACCCTTTCAATTATATTCTAAAAATCGAACAAAATAACGAGATCAAAGAACAGAAAATCGATTTAATTGAAACATTCAATTACATTGCAGGAATTACTGTAAACAAGATCTATAAAACGAATAGCGATAACGTAAGCTATGTTGTAGTTAGTGGAAAACGTAACGGAAACTCTGTAATCGTAATTTGGCGAAACAAGGATGATAAATTCGATCCAACTGCAGATAAGGATTTCGTTGAAAATAATATTCTTACAGAACAGGTAGATGAGATATTTATGAATGGAAATTCACTCGTAACTAATGCAAAACCACTTGATGAAGTATTCAAAGCAAACATGTTCGGGGATTAA
- a CDS encoding DEAD/DEAH box helicase family protein, which produces MARAKQQRKLQNHLLLNRYISSLFGFKKLDDFRRKLDDIPEGINQNGKFYFTEVLQNLNINDELRQKLEQYDENIQEYLNKINEKRETPILLKYYQYLAVLFTELYLDKYYNEFDVFYDELINYAEHMREVERDKNVPYPKENGLNKLVYWAATGSGKTIIMHINYLQIMRYNKTSYDNILLITPSESLTAQHMAELSISNIRNRCFNFQLNLDNFGVQNPIIVIDNYKLKQDVKTQDGKSVPVEFFGENNIVFVDEGHKGSGGKEWKSNRESLVGKHGFIFEYSATFGELAADDDLFEEYATSIIFDYRYKYFYEDGFGKDYSILNLRNKNDYDNDEYLVGALLSLYEQKKYMNDNSRGIRKFKLENPLMIFVGSSVSGKKTESDVLNVVKFIAKFVNEENSMKKCIKNIFTNKSSIVDEHDQPIFNRKFSYLRELIRNNQLNIDEIYDNVISDLFYVKSSKILEFVDIKKAEGEIGLRFGHDADYFGVINIGDTASFIKLAESENENEYFKTDIKSNLEKTLFGKIENKNSKINFLIGSKKFIEGWNSYRVSSMCLLNIGKKEGAQIIQLFGRGVRLRGYENSLKRSQYLKDHKRLDDSIIVPEKLEILETLNIFGMNANYMEVFRETLKGEGISEYETFKLKIKPTLPGFNLYIPRKSKDAGEFKDEVQITTYNNFKSTVGLDLRSKIERLDSKDKIAETHGDSTIKELLFTDEIVSMMDFDRVYLEIMKYKGLKKYSNMYFTKKDLIELINKKAYYIRCKEEILEITKDHNLGKLQKLEDYAIQLLKSMVDKIYGQEKQRWYQKNLSYEVLDEQDHRMIPEDYIFTINCTERDLKWDMNEFTDTLIKYVRKNASSDDDVIYSENSSFGYDEATILEFFANETHLFQPLIYKNEDERLKFIKLSPTALVESERKFLNYLTEYIERNKDNLPFDRAYLLRNPSRTGIGFFETKGFYPDFILWTINGNKQSIAFIDPKGLMLMNQDDEKLRLYEDIKQIQDSINKRGDIQLNLDAFITSVTNYRDLKTQWDATKDELENKNILFLEDGHECIRKMFNKLYA; this is translated from the coding sequence ATGGCAAGAGCAAAACAACAACGAAAGCTACAAAATCACCTGCTATTGAACCGCTACATCAGCTCATTGTTCGGATTCAAAAAACTAGACGACTTTAGGCGAAAACTAGACGATATTCCGGAAGGAATAAACCAAAACGGTAAGTTTTACTTTACTGAAGTTTTACAGAATTTGAACATTAATGATGAACTAAGGCAAAAATTGGAACAATACGATGAAAATATTCAGGAGTACTTGAACAAGATAAATGAAAAAAGAGAAACTCCAATCTTGTTGAAATATTACCAATATCTGGCAGTATTATTTACGGAATTGTACCTGGATAAGTATTACAACGAATTTGATGTATTTTATGATGAATTAATCAATTATGCAGAACATATGCGGGAAGTGGAAAGGGATAAAAACGTTCCTTATCCAAAAGAAAATGGGTTAAATAAATTAGTTTATTGGGCTGCAACGGGTAGCGGTAAAACGATAATCATGCATATCAATTATTTGCAGATAATGCGGTACAATAAAACATCGTATGATAATATACTGCTGATAACACCTAGTGAAAGCCTAACTGCGCAACATATGGCCGAATTAAGCATAAGTAATATTCGAAACCGATGTTTTAATTTCCAGCTGAATTTAGATAATTTTGGAGTTCAGAACCCAATAATTGTAATCGATAACTACAAACTAAAACAGGATGTGAAAACTCAAGATGGTAAATCCGTACCTGTTGAATTTTTCGGTGAGAATAATATTGTATTCGTTGATGAAGGTCACAAGGGTAGCGGGGGAAAAGAGTGGAAATCAAACCGGGAATCGCTTGTTGGTAAACACGGTTTCATTTTTGAATACAGTGCAACTTTTGGCGAATTAGCGGCTGATGATGACTTGTTTGAGGAATATGCAACATCTATAATTTTTGATTACCGATACAAGTACTTTTATGAGGACGGTTTTGGAAAAGACTACAGTATACTGAATTTGAGGAATAAAAACGATTATGACAACGATGAATACCTCGTAGGCGCATTATTGTCATTGTACGAACAGAAAAAATACATGAATGACAATTCAAGAGGGATTCGAAAATTCAAACTGGAAAATCCGCTCATGATATTTGTTGGAAGTAGTGTTAGTGGCAAAAAAACCGAGTCAGATGTATTGAATGTGGTTAAATTCATTGCAAAATTTGTAAATGAAGAAAACTCAATGAAAAAATGTATAAAAAACATATTTACTAACAAATCATCTATTGTCGATGAACATGATCAGCCGATCTTTAACCGAAAATTCTCCTATTTACGGGAGCTTATACGAAACAACCAGTTAAATATCGATGAAATATATGATAACGTCATATCTGATCTTTTTTACGTTAAATCATCAAAAATTCTGGAATTTGTAGATATAAAGAAAGCAGAAGGGGAAATAGGTCTTCGGTTTGGACACGATGCCGATTACTTTGGTGTGATAAATATTGGGGACACTGCATCGTTTATTAAGCTCGCCGAATCCGAAAATGAAAATGAATACTTCAAAACCGATATAAAATCCAATCTCGAAAAAACACTATTTGGAAAAATCGAAAATAAAAATTCCAAAATAAATTTCCTAATTGGCTCCAAGAAATTTATCGAAGGTTGGAACTCATACCGTGTATCCTCAATGTGTTTACTAAATATTGGTAAAAAAGAAGGGGCACAAATTATCCAGCTATTTGGTAGGGGGGTGCGTCTTAGAGGTTATGAAAACTCACTTAAACGTAGCCAATACCTAAAGGATCACAAAAGGTTAGATGATTCGATAATAGTGCCTGAAAAATTGGAAATACTCGAAACATTGAACATATTTGGAATGAACGCAAATTACATGGAGGTATTCCGTGAAACTTTGAAAGGAGAGGGCATTTCAGAATACGAAACGTTCAAACTCAAAATAAAACCAACATTACCGGGTTTTAATCTATATATTCCTAGAAAAAGTAAAGATGCAGGCGAATTCAAAGATGAAGTCCAAATAACAACATATAATAATTTCAAATCTACCGTGGGTCTTGATTTGAGATCAAAAATTGAACGGCTTGATTCAAAAGACAAAATAGCCGAAACACATGGCGATTCAACAATAAAAGAACTACTGTTTACTGATGAAATCGTTTCTATGATGGATTTTGATAGAGTTTACCTTGAAATAATGAAATATAAGGGTTTAAAGAAATATAGTAATATGTATTTTACAAAAAAAGACTTAATTGAGCTCATAAATAAAAAAGCCTACTATATTAGATGTAAGGAAGAAATACTCGAAATAACAAAAGATCATAATCTCGGAAAACTTCAAAAATTAGAAGATTATGCAATTCAACTTCTAAAATCAATGGTGGATAAAATATATGGTCAAGAAAAACAACGGTGGTATCAAAAGAACCTCAGTTATGAGGTCCTCGATGAACAAGATCACCGTATGATCCCTGAAGACTATATATTCACTATAAATTGTACAGAACGCGATCTAAAATGGGATATGAATGAATTCACGGATACATTAATAAAATATGTCCGCAAAAACGCTTCATCCGACGACGATGTAATATATTCTGAAAATAGCTCGTTTGGATATGACGAAGCTACCATTTTGGAATTTTTTGCAAACGAAACGCATCTATTCCAACCGCTAATTTACAAAAACGAAGATGAACGTCTGAAATTTATCAAACTATCGCCCACAGCGCTTGTTGAAAGTGAAAGGAAATTTTTGAATTATCTGACCGAGTATATTGAACGAAATAAGGATAATTTACCATTTGATCGCGCATATCTTCTTAGAAATCCATCGAGGACAGGAATTGGATTCTTTGAAACAAAGGGATTTTATCCTGATTTCATACTATGGACTATCAATGGAAATAAACAAAGCATTGCGTTTATAGATCCAAAAGGACTTATGCTGATGAATCAGGATGATGAAAAATTAAGGCTTTATGAAGACATTAAGCAAATACAAGATAGTATTAATAAACGTGGGGATATCCAACTAAATTTAGATGCCTTTATAACCTCGGTTACAAATTACAGGGATCTAAAAACCCAATGGGATGCGACCAAAGATGAATTGGAAAATAAAAACATATTATTCTTAGAAGACGGCCACGAATGTATACGCAAAATGTTCAATAAACTGTATGCGTAA
- a CDS encoding EVE domain-containing protein, translating into MCITNEENWNVVKDKKVWGVSEMYKNTIAKVEKGDMLLIYEMGITGKEPKPQYIRGLYEVTSDVNRDGKKIFGAHPRNPNETYPLRVKLKEIEVFESPILFKPLVEKLEFIKNKKQWSGSLRRAMVPLNEKDFNTIRNGK; encoded by the coding sequence ATGTGTATCACAAACGAAGAAAACTGGAACGTTGTAAAAGACAAAAAAGTCTGGGGCGTTTCTGAAATGTACAAAAACACGATTGCGAAAGTTGAAAAAGGCGATATGTTGCTGATTTACGAAATGGGTATAACCGGAAAAGAACCCAAACCACAATACATTCGTGGACTTTATGAAGTCACTTCAGACGTTAATCGTGATGGAAAAAAGATATTTGGAGCACATCCTCGCAATCCAAATGAAACGTACCCTTTGAGAGTTAAATTAAAGGAAATAGAAGTGTTTGAATCGCCGATTCTGTTCAAACCGCTTGTAGAAAAGTTGGAGTTTATAAAAAATAAAAAACAGTGGTCAGGTTCATTGCGACGTGCGATGGTTCCGTTAAACGAAAAAGACTTTAACACCATTCGAAACGGTAAATAA